The nucleotide window TGCTTGAGGCGATGGCGCTCGGCACCCCGTGCGTCGCCACCGACGTCACCGGGTTGCCCGAGGCGGTCCATCACGGCCGCACCGGCCTGCTCGTCGGGCCTCACGACCCCGAGGGGCTGGCCGACGCCATCCAGACCCTCCTCCAGGACCCCGGCCTCCGCGCCCGCCTGGCCGTCGCGGCGCGGGCGCTGATCGAGGCCAGCTTCGACGCCCGCCGGCAGGCCGCCGCCCTCGATGACCTCCTGGCGCGGCCGCTGCCGGCGAGGATCGGGGGCTGAGATGCGCCTCGCCTACGTCTGCGCCGACCCGGGCGTCCCGGTGTTCGGGACGAAGGGTTCCTCGGTCCATGTGCAGGAGGTCGTCCGCGCCTTGCGTGCTCGCGGCGCGCTGGTCGAGCTCGTCTGCGCCCGGACCGGCGGGCCGGCCCCGGCCGGCCTGCGCGATGTGCCGGTGCACCGCCTCCCCCTGGCCACGGCCCGGACCACCGCCGAGCGGGAGCGCCAGCTCGCCGGGCACGACTCGGCCATCGCCGGCCTGCTCGCCAGGCGCGGGCCCTTCGACCTCGTCTACGAGCGCTACTCGCTCTGGAGCCGGTCGGCCACGGCCCACGCCGCCCGGGCCGGCTGGCCCTGCCTGCTCGAGGTCAACGCGCCCCTGGTGGACGAGCAGGCCGTCCACCGCGAGCTGGCCGACCGGGCCGGGGCCGAAGCCGTCATCGCCGGCGCGGCCAGCGACGCCACCGCCGTGGTGTGCGTGTCCGACCCGGTGGCGGCCTGGGTCCGGCGCCAGGCCCCGGCGGCCCGGACCGTCGTGGTCCCCAACGGCGTCGACACCGGGCGGTTCCGACCCCCCAGACACCGGCCGGCAGGGCCGTTCATCGTCGGGTTCGTGGGGACGCTCAAGCCCTGGCACGGGGTGGAGGTGCTGGTCGACGCGTTCGCCCGGCTGGC belongs to Actinomycetota bacterium and includes:
- a CDS encoding glycosyltransferase family 4 protein: MRLAYVCADPGVPVFGTKGSSVHVQEVVRALRARGALVELVCARTGGPAPAGLRDVPVHRLPLATARTTAERERQLAGHDSAIAGLLARRGPFDLVYERYSLWSRSATAHAARAGWPCLLEVNAPLVDEQAVHRELADRAGAEAVIAGAASDATAVVCVSDPVAAWVRRQAPAARTVVVPNGVDTGRFRPPRHRPAGPFIVGFVGTLKPWHGVEVLVDAFARLAGRLPAARLLLVGDGPLAGRVTERAAALGIGAAVTRTGAVDPLQVPGWLHAMHVAVAPYPAGAETYFSPLKVYEYLATGLPVVASSVGQLPAALDHGRAGVLVRPGDVEGLAAALHALALDPGLRTRLGAAARARAVQCHSWSGVVAASLAAAGVALDPADGAVA